A window of candidate division WOR-3 bacterium genomic DNA:
AAAGAGAAATGGAAGTCGAGCTGAGGAGCTTTTCGGAGCTGGAACTTCAATCACATGGGAAGATGTAGCAAAAGCAAGGAGGATGTAATATGGCAACCTTTAAATGGACACAACCTGAAACCATAGCAACGGCACTAAGCACAGAATTGAATTCATTGGCAAATGGTTCATTTGCTATTTCTTCGGCTATAGACAATGAAAACGGGCTTTATTTATTTATTGATTTGGAATTGTATTTAGCCAGTTTTACACCCGGTTCTGGTTCGCCCTACTGTGCGGCTTATTTTACTTACAGTTTGGATGGAACTAACTTTGAAAAAGAGCCTGATGGTTCTTCGGGGGATAAACCACCCGATGCAATATTTCCACTTGAGGCATCAGTAACTCAGTCAAGCAGAATTGTGATTACTAATATTCCTATTCCACCATTAAAATTTAAAATTAGCCTCAGAAATATGAGTGGGGCTGCTTTGGCTTCAAGTGGTAATACATTGAAATACAGAAGACACAATGAGCAGGGTGTGTAATGAGCCATATAATTTCTAAGCCCAATAGGTTTATTAAACCAAGATTTGAGTGGAGACCAAGACTTATTCCAGAGCATCCATTAAGCCAAGGGTTAATTCTTTTCTTAATTTTTAATGAAGGAGCAGGTACAAAATTATATGATCTTTCACCTAAAGGGCATATGGGCCTTTTAAGTGACTTCAATTTTAATGCTAATTCTGGTTGGTGTAGTGAAAAATTTGGAGTTGCGTTAAAGTGCGATGGAGTAAATGATATTATTAGTATTACAGATTACAGTCAATGTTTAGCTCCCCCTTCATTGACTTTTGTAGCTAATTTGAGGATTTTATCTTATAGTCAAAACGATAGAATAGTTACGAAAAAGCCAAATCTTTCTTGGAATGCTAATTCAGGTTGGAGTTTAGAAGTAGTGGATGGATCCACATTCGTTTTTTTGGCTTCTGGTGGAAGTTATACTGGCAATTTGACAATTCCTTGGAGTACTGACGAATGGTTTCAAATTGCAATTGTCAAAAAAGAAGGTGAGTCCGAGGTGTATGGTTATAAAAATGGTTTATACCAAGATTCACAAACTGTTGGGGATCCAATTGTTGCAAATGATCAAAGTTTAGTATTGTGTGCATATCCCTTCTATGATATGTACTCAAATATTATTATTGATCATGTGAGAGTTTATAATAGAGCTCTTTCTTCTTCAGAAATTCAGGAACTTTATCTTAATCCATTCT
This region includes:
- a CDS encoding LamG domain-containing protein, which gives rise to MSHIISKPNRFIKPRFEWRPRLIPEHPLSQGLILFLIFNEGAGTKLYDLSPKGHMGLLSDFNFNANSGWCSEKFGVALKCDGVNDIISITDYSQCLAPPSLTFVANLRILSYSQNDRIVTKKPNLSWNANSGWSLEVVDGSTFVFLASGGSYTGNLTIPWSTDEWFQIAIVKKEGESEVYGYKNGLYQDSQTVGDPIVANDQSLVLCAYPFYDMYSNIIIDHVRVYNRALSSSEIQELYLNPFCNLEIPVYRKYWYVTEEAPSFNPAWAKQSNVFIGSGAIL